The Nitrogeniibacter aestuarii genome has a window encoding:
- a CDS encoding substrate-binding periplasmic protein: MKHTRFSITALAALMSMLVSLPVQAGAPLKVCMAEDNAPFSSSAGGGIDPLVTAELGRRLDRPVRIEWVQIPARGGLGKALNQTVRKGRCEVFAGVPTDGEEGESLAERQLVASDTYLTVGYVLVRAPGSGISGRADLKGARLGAVTATPADLFLFREHLTRQPYGNNASLLRAVQTGDVDAAIVWGPALARLVADGNTLWPGAVVPDTRFDDDMLAHLTLVLPADQTELKKDINQALAAMRAEGAIARAGAQYGLPSTGP; this comes from the coding sequence ATGAAGCACACACGTTTTTCAATCACGGCACTGGCGGCGCTCATGTCCATGCTGGTGAGTCTGCCCGTTCAGGCAGGCGCGCCGCTCAAGGTCTGCATGGCCGAGGACAATGCGCCGTTTTCGTCATCGGCGGGCGGCGGCATCGACCCGCTCGTGACCGCTGAACTCGGTCGCCGGCTCGATCGCCCGGTGCGCATTGAATGGGTGCAGATTCCCGCGCGCGGCGGGCTGGGCAAGGCGCTCAACCAGACTGTGCGCAAAGGCCGGTGTGAGGTGTTTGCCGGCGTGCCCACCGACGGGGAGGAGGGCGAGTCCCTCGCAGAGCGCCAACTGGTGGCCAGTGACACCTACCTGACCGTGGGCTATGTGCTGGTGCGCGCGCCGGGCAGCGGTATCTCCGGCCGGGCCGATCTGAAAGGCGCCCGTCTGGGCGCCGTGACCGCCACGCCGGCCGACCTCTTTCTGTTTCGCGAGCATCTGACCCGGCAACCCTATGGCAACAACGCCTCCTTGCTGCGCGCTGTGCAAACGGGCGATGTGGACGCCGCCATTGTCTGGGGGCCGGCGCTGGCCCGGCTGGTGGCAGATGGCAACACCTTGTGGCCCGGCGCCGTGGTGCCCGACACCCGCTTCGACGATGACATGCTCGCGCACCTGACGCTGGTGTTGCCGGCCGATCAGACCGAGCTGAAAAAAGACATTAACCAGGCCCTGGCCGCCATGCGTGCCGAGGGGGCCATCGCCCGTGCCGGTGCGCAATACGGCCTGCCATCGACCGGGCCTTGA
- a CDS encoding c-type cytochrome yields MNRIHTKAHLSYRRAAALTSTVLLIGWAGVVAAFGVGGAEGGAAPSAAQTQQDAAEGEALFGRICQQCHNTRGHGGKCPQLVRGAWAPGGANSDQLMFDTIAHGRPNTQMGAFAGMLSDAQIWQIVRFLREESVRVQAEDAKAPKSAEEDLWY; encoded by the coding sequence ATGAATCGAATTCACACCAAAGCTCACCTGAGCTACCGCCGCGCCGCCGCGCTGACATCGACCGTCCTGCTGATCGGCTGGGCCGGCGTCGTCGCTGCCTTCGGCGTCGGTGGTGCCGAAGGCGGTGCAGCGCCGTCGGCCGCTCAGACCCAGCAGGATGCGGCGGAGGGCGAGGCCCTGTTCGGTCGCATCTGCCAGCAGTGCCACAACACCCGTGGTCACGGCGGCAAGTGTCCGCAACTGGTGCGCGGCGCCTGGGCGCCGGGCGGAGCGAACTCCGATCAGCTCATGTTCGACACCATCGCCCACGGCCGGCCCAACACCCAGATGGGCGCCTTCGCCGGTATGCTCAGTGACGCGCAGATCTGGCAGATCGTGCGCTTTCTGAGAGAAGAATCCGTGCGCGTCCAGGCCGAAGACGCCAAGGCGCCCAAGAGCGCCGAAGAAGATCTTTGGTACTGA
- a CDS encoding porin → MKKHNHGVTTGALVLALSMASGSALADKTIAEFEGGKISIFGIIDVGLLYMSKSGSNGDSKVSMETSGLRQTVLGFKGERDMGDGITAFFNLESHFDTNNGQLHGTGDARDANGDYSVPQWRRQANIGIRGDWGSLTFGRQYGPALLAHIGTEPRAFKEQFSNLYAWAYNQLLTTWDFGSGDRNTNNDVGIFFSNAIQYRNTLGPVDFGIMYALGGQEDSAEDNSAFALGAAYNGPVTLSASYQLIKDDTTGNNNVTHWGLGAAVPVGDFTFKGNYLGAKNETEAGVEQSDVAAIGVGVDWKWNERNSATVAYYHNKDRNNNDDETRNLVISNDFAWKPDTTIYVQAAWVDAGDAATIKTSIVAAGVPSVGEKSFLINTGINFMF, encoded by the coding sequence ATGAAAAAGCATAACCATGGTGTGACGACCGGGGCACTCGTACTGGCACTGAGCATGGCTTCGGGCTCCGCCCTGGCCGACAAGACCATCGCTGAATTCGAAGGCGGCAAGATTTCCATCTTCGGCATCATCGACGTCGGTCTGCTCTACATGAGCAAGTCCGGCAGCAACGGTGACAGCAAGGTGTCGATGGAAACCAGTGGCCTGCGCCAGACGGTGCTGGGCTTCAAGGGCGAGCGCGACATGGGCGATGGCATCACCGCCTTCTTCAATCTCGAATCGCACTTCGACACCAATAACGGTCAGCTGCACGGCACCGGCGATGCGCGCGATGCCAACGGCGATTACTCGGTGCCGCAATGGCGTCGTCAGGCCAACATCGGCATCCGCGGCGACTGGGGTAGCCTGACCTTCGGTCGCCAGTACGGTCCGGCCCTGCTGGCCCACATCGGCACCGAACCGCGCGCCTTCAAGGAGCAGTTCTCCAACCTCTACGCCTGGGCCTACAACCAGTTGCTCACCACCTGGGACTTCGGTTCCGGTGATCGCAACACCAACAACGACGTGGGTATCTTCTTCAGCAACGCCATCCAGTACCGCAACACGCTGGGCCCGGTGGACTTCGGGATCATGTACGCCCTGGGCGGGCAGGAAGACAGCGCCGAGGACAACAGCGCCTTCGCGCTCGGCGCCGCCTACAACGGCCCGGTCACCCTGTCGGCTTCCTACCAGCTGATCAAGGACGATACCACCGGCAACAACAACGTCACCCACTGGGGACTGGGCGCTGCGGTGCCGGTCGGGGACTTCACCTTCAAGGGCAACTACCTGGGCGCCAAGAACGAGACCGAAGCCGGTGTCGAGCAGTCCGATGTGGCGGCCATCGGCGTGGGTGTGGACTGGAAGTGGAACGAGCGCAACTCAGCCACCGTGGCCTACTACCACAACAAGGATCGCAACAATAACGATGACGAGACCCGCAACCTGGTGATCAGCAACGACTTCGCCTGGAAGCCGGATACCACCATCTATGTGCAGGCGGCCTGGGTGGATGCCGGCGATGCCGCCACCATCAAGACCAGCATCGTGGCGGCCGGTGTGCCGTCGGTGGGCGAAAAGTCCTTCCTGATCAACACCGGTATCAACTTCATGTTCTGA
- a CDS encoding PQQ-dependent dehydrogenase, methanol/ethanol family, whose product MTTHASSRMAVPRALAALTLSLGVALPALAEDPEPPLGVNVLEASFKWRPNYVSEDMLLHADKDANNWLHYGKDYQATRFSQLRQITQENVGKLVPKWNLSFGVTDAQDSQTTVVNGRIYVTASQNKVFSIDGETGRIIWKYEHPLPGDIGPRLCCEAVNRGVAVFKNMVYMATLDSHVVALDNTTGRVVWDVKLGDYTTGEIYTSMPLVANGKIVVGNSGSDVGANVGKITALDPDTGKMIWQRHTRPISADDPVAKTWKDGSWKTGGASAWLTGNYDPKTNTIFWGVGNPTPDFDPRVREGDNLYSNSTLALDADTGEIKHHFQYTPNGAWDYDGNNETILIDDEKGRKVWLHADRNGHLYSINRDSSKCNWVVPIARVNWVTGFKDNCRPVVNPDKVPAYDKVVTDIAPILDGGKEWHPAAYSPLTKLLYVPFIDSSMDIQAKQMEWKSGEWFLASKVLKANPYTGGVKAFNATTGELVWTRPQSTPATSGLVSTAGGLVFSGDAEGWFSALRDDTGETLWRFNVGTGIHGNPTTYNVHGKQYVAIVYGPGGGSLWPLVYGELFKHQNRGGGMIVFALPD is encoded by the coding sequence ATGACCACACATGCATCAAGCCGCATGGCCGTGCCCAGGGCACTGGCCGCACTCACGCTGAGCCTGGGCGTCGCGTTGCCCGCCCTGGCTGAAGATCCTGAACCGCCCCTGGGCGTGAACGTGCTCGAGGCCAGCTTCAAATGGCGGCCCAATTACGTGTCGGAAGACATGCTGCTGCACGCCGACAAGGACGCCAACAACTGGCTGCATTACGGCAAGGACTATCAGGCCACGCGCTTCTCCCAACTGCGTCAGATCACCCAGGAAAACGTGGGCAAACTGGTGCCCAAGTGGAACCTGTCCTTCGGTGTGACCGACGCGCAGGACAGCCAGACCACCGTGGTCAATGGCCGCATCTACGTGACCGCCAGCCAGAACAAGGTGTTCTCCATCGACGGAGAAACCGGTCGCATCATCTGGAAATACGAGCATCCGCTGCCCGGTGACATCGGCCCGCGCCTGTGCTGCGAGGCGGTCAACCGCGGCGTCGCCGTGTTCAAGAACATGGTCTACATGGCCACGCTCGACTCGCATGTGGTGGCGCTCGACAACACCACCGGCCGCGTGGTGTGGGACGTGAAGCTGGGCGACTACACCACCGGCGAGATCTACACCTCCATGCCGCTGGTGGCCAACGGCAAGATCGTGGTCGGCAACTCGGGCAGTGACGTGGGCGCCAACGTGGGCAAGATCACCGCGCTCGATCCGGACACCGGCAAGATGATCTGGCAGCGCCACACCCGCCCCATCAGTGCGGACGACCCGGTTGCCAAGACCTGGAAGGACGGCTCATGGAAAACCGGCGGCGCCTCGGCCTGGCTGACCGGCAACTACGACCCCAAGACCAACACCATCTTCTGGGGCGTGGGCAACCCGACGCCGGACTTCGACCCGCGCGTGCGTGAGGGCGACAACCTCTACAGCAACTCCACCCTGGCGCTCGATGCCGACACCGGCGAGATCAAGCACCATTTCCAGTACACCCCGAACGGGGCCTGGGACTACGACGGCAACAACGAGACCATCCTCATCGACGACGAGAAGGGTCGCAAGGTGTGGCTGCATGCCGACCGTAACGGCCATCTGTACTCGATCAATCGCGACTCCTCCAAGTGCAACTGGGTGGTGCCCATCGCGCGGGTGAACTGGGTCACCGGCTTCAAGGACAACTGCCGCCCGGTGGTCAATCCGGACAAGGTGCCGGCCTACGACAAGGTGGTCACCGACATCGCCCCGATTCTCGATGGCGGCAAGGAATGGCACCCGGCGGCCTACAGCCCGCTCACCAAGCTGCTCTATGTGCCCTTCATCGACAGCTCCATGGACATCCAGGCCAAGCAGATGGAGTGGAAGTCGGGTGAGTGGTTCCTGGCCTCCAAGGTGCTCAAGGCCAATCCCTACACCGGCGGTGTGAAGGCCTTCAATGCCACCACCGGCGAGTTGGTGTGGACCCGGCCGCAAAGCACGCCGGCCACCAGTGGTCTGGTGAGCACGGCAGGCGGGCTGGTGTTCTCGGGCGATGCCGAAGGCTGGTTCTCGGCCCTGCGTGACGACACCGGCGAGACGCTGTGGCGCTTCAACGTGGGCACCGGCATCCATGGCAACCCGACCACCTACAACGTGCATGGCAAGCAGTACGTGGCCATCGTGTACGGCCCGGGCGGCGGCAGCCTGTGGCCGCTGGTGTACGGCGAGCTGTTCAAGCACCAGAACCGGGGCGGCGGCATGATTGTCTTCGCGCTGCCGGACTGA
- the thiC gene encoding phosphomethylpyrimidine synthase ThiC — MNATEKFLASSAHVDEAAIAPLPNSRKIYVQGSRPDVRVPMREVSQADTPTGFGGEQNPPIFVYDCSGPYTDPAAKIDIRSGLSPLRQQWIEERGDTEVLPDLSSEFGRARAADSALDELRFPGLHRTPRRAKAGANVTQMHYARQGIITPEMEFIAIRENMNRAAYIESLQGTGPMGERMAKLLTRQHPGQSFGASIPGEITPEFVRDEVARGRAIIPSNINHPESEPMIIGRNFLVKINANIGNSALGSSISEEVDKMTWSIRWGGDTVMDLSTGKNIHETREWIIRNSPVPIGTVPIYQALEKVDGKAEELTWDIFRDTLIEQAEQGVDYFTIHAGVLLRYVPLTANRMTGIVSRGGSIMAKWCLAHHKESFLYTNFEEICEIMKAYDVAFSLGDGLRPGSIYDANDEAQLGELKTLGELTDIAWKHDVQVMIEGPGHVPMHMIKENMDLQLEYCKEAPFYTLGPLTTDIAPGYDHITSGIGAANIGWYGTAMLCYVTPKEHLGLPDKDDVKEGIITYKLAAHAADLAKGHPGAQIRDNALSKARYEFRWEDQFNLGLDPDKAREFHDETLPKESAKVAHFCSMCGPHFCSMKITQEVREFAAQQGIGEDAALSRGMEEKAVEFVKSGAEIYRKV; from the coding sequence ATGAACGCCACCGAAAAATTCCTCGCTTCATCTGCCCACGTGGACGAAGCGGCCATTGCCCCGCTGCCCAACTCACGCAAGATCTACGTGCAAGGCTCACGCCCCGATGTGCGTGTGCCCATGCGCGAGGTCTCCCAGGCCGATACGCCCACCGGGTTTGGCGGCGAGCAGAACCCGCCGATCTTCGTTTACGACTGTTCCGGCCCCTATACCGACCCGGCGGCGAAGATCGACATCCGCTCCGGCCTGAGCCCGCTGCGCCAGCAGTGGATCGAAGAGCGCGGCGACACCGAGGTGCTGCCGGACCTGTCCTCCGAGTTCGGTCGTGCCCGTGCTGCGGATAGCGCGCTCGACGAGCTGCGCTTCCCCGGCCTGCACCGCACGCCGCGTCGGGCCAAGGCCGGCGCCAACGTCACGCAGATGCACTACGCCCGTCAGGGGATCATCACCCCCGAGATGGAGTTCATCGCCATTCGCGAGAACATGAACCGGGCGGCGTATATCGAGTCCCTGCAGGGCACGGGCCCCATGGGGGAACGCATGGCCAAACTCCTGACCCGTCAGCATCCGGGCCAGAGCTTCGGGGCATCGATTCCCGGCGAGATCACCCCCGAATTCGTGCGCGATGAAGTGGCCCGTGGCCGCGCCATCATCCCCTCGAACATCAACCACCCGGAATCGGAGCCGATGATCATCGGGCGCAACTTCCTGGTGAAGATCAACGCCAACATCGGCAACTCGGCCCTGGGCTCTTCCATCTCCGAGGAAGTGGACAAGATGACCTGGTCCATCCGCTGGGGTGGGGATACGGTGATGGATCTGTCCACGGGCAAGAACATTCACGAAACCCGTGAGTGGATCATCCGCAATTCGCCGGTGCCCATCGGCACCGTGCCCATCTATCAGGCACTCGAGAAGGTCGATGGCAAGGCCGAGGAACTGACCTGGGATATCTTCCGCGACACGCTCATCGAGCAGGCCGAGCAAGGGGTGGATTACTTCACCATCCACGCCGGTGTGCTGCTGCGTTATGTGCCGCTCACGGCCAATCGCATGACGGGCATCGTGTCTCGCGGCGGTTCGATCATGGCCAAGTGGTGTCTGGCCCATCACAAGGAGAGTTTCCTCTACACGAACTTCGAGGAGATCTGCGAGATCATGAAGGCCTACGATGTGGCCTTCAGCCTGGGTGATGGTCTGCGTCCGGGTTCGATCTACGATGCCAACGACGAAGCCCAGCTCGGGGAACTGAAGACCCTCGGTGAGCTGACCGACATTGCCTGGAAGCATGATGTGCAGGTGATGATCGAGGGCCCGGGTCATGTGCCCATGCACATGATCAAGGAGAACATGGATCTGCAGCTGGAGTACTGCAAGGAGGCGCCCTTCTACACCCTGGGCCCGCTGACCACCGACATCGCCCCGGGCTACGACCACATCACCAGCGGCATCGGCGCGGCCAACATCGGCTGGTACGGCACCGCCATGCTGTGCTACGTGACCCCGAAGGAGCATCTGGGCCTGCCGGACAAGGATGATGTGAAGGAAGGGATCATCACCTACAAGCTGGCGGCCCATGCGGCCGATCTGGCCAAGGGCCATCCGGGCGCGCAGATCCGCGACAACGCGCTGTCCAAGGCGCGCTACGAGTTCCGCTGGGAAGACCAGTTCAACCTCGGCCTCGATCCGGACAAGGCGCGCGAGTTCCATGACGAGACGCTGCCCAAGGAATCGGCCAAGGTCGCCCACTTTTGCTCCATGTGCGGGCCGCACTTCTGCTCGATGAAGATCACCCAGGAGGTGCGCGAGTTTGCCGCCCAGCAGGGCATCGGCGAGGACGCGGCGCTCTCCCGGGGCATGGAGGAGAAGGCGGTTGAGTTCGTCAAATCCGGGGCCGAGATCTATCGCAAGGTGTGA